In one Buteo buteo chromosome 10, bButBut1.hap1.1, whole genome shotgun sequence genomic region, the following are encoded:
- the SMG7 gene encoding nonsense-mediated mRNA decay factor SMG7 isoform X7 → MTDSKLGPAEVWTSRQALQDLYQKMLVTDLEYALDKKVEQDLWNHAFKNQITTLQGQAKNRANPNRSEVQANLSLFLEAASGFYTQLLQELCTVFNVDLPCRVKSSQLGIISNKQTHTSAIVKPQSSSCSYICQHCLVHLGDIARYRNQTSQAESYYRHAAQLVPSNGQPYNQLAILASSKGDHLTTIFYYCRSIAVKFPFPAASTNLQKALSKALESRDEVKTRWSVSDFIKAFIKFHGHVYLSKSLEKLSPLREKLEEQFKRLLFQKAFNSQQLVHITVINLFQLHHLRDFSNETEQHSYSQDEQLCWTQLLALFMSFLGVLCKCPLQNDYQEDSGAAYPLPAVKVSMDWLKLRPSVFQEAVVDERRYIWPWLISLLNSFQPHEEDLSNNNATPLPEEFELQGFLALRPSFRNLDFSKGHQAITGDKEGQQRRIRQQRLIFTGKWIADNQPRLIQCENEVGKLLFLTEIPELLLEDPSEAKESLALQETSVADPLSTDGSPGLKSVLSSGRSLNNNCDAGEKPMVTFKENIKPREINREQGRIYPPKDVGRERRDYSKGIVANKNDGKKDNNKRKNETKKCGLDKMQEAGKQNVAVQVKSQTEMRKTPVSEARKTPVTQTPSQASSSQFIPIHHPGAFPPLPSRPGFPPPTYVVPPPVAFSMSTGYTFPGGVSVPGTFLQPTAHSPAGNQVQGGKQSHIPYSQQRPSGPGPMTQGPQQTPPPSQQPLSSLPAQATAQSASQLQVQALAQQQQQQSPTKAVQGLGKSPPHHSGFQQYPQTDSSKQLWNPPQVQGSLGKIIPVKQSYYLQAQDPLKLFEQSLQPPVMQQQPLEKKMKPFPMEPYNQNPSEVKVPEYYWDSSYGMADNRVMAQQSNMDRRGKRQGVFRPEQDAVSRMTFEDPKSSPLLPPDLLKSLAALEDEEELIFSNPPDLYPALLGPLASLPGRSLFKSLLEKPSELMSQSSSFLSLSGFSLNQERYPNNSMFNEVYGKNMNTSTKTEVTPSVAHQETSLYSLFEGTPWSPSLPASSDHSTPASQSPHSSNPSSLPSSPPTHNHNSVPFSNFGPIGTPDNRDRRVADRWKTDKPAIGGFGLDYLPATSSSSESSWHQSSAPSGTWAAQGPPAMEDSSAVLMESLKSIWSSSMMHPGPSALEQLLMQQKQKQQRGQGTMNPPH, encoded by the exons TTATTACAGGAATTGTGCACAGTTTTTAATGTAGACTTGCCATGTCGTGTAAAGTCTTCCCAGCTGGGAATCATTAGCAATAAACAGACGCACACCAGCGCCATAGTGAAGCCGCAATCTAGCTCCTGCTCTTACATCTGCCAGCACTGCCTTGTCCACCTTGGAGATATTG CTCGCTATAGGAATCAGACCAGCCAGGCAGAGTCTTACTACAGACATGCAGCTCAGCTTGTCCCTTCTAATG GTCAGCCTTATAATCAATTGGCTATTCtagcttcctccaaaggagaCCACTTGACCACAATTTTCTACTACTGCAGAAGCATTGCTGTGAAGTTTCCTTTCCCAGCTGCCTCCACTAACCTACAGAAAGCACTTTCTAAAGCACTGGAAAG TCGTGATGAGGTGAAGACTCGATGGAGTGTGTCTGACTTCATCAAGGCATTTATTAAATTCCATGGCCATGTGTACCTGAGTAAGAGCTTGGAGAAGCTGAGCCCACTTCGAGAAAAGCTGGAAGAACAGTTCAAG AGGTTGTTATTCCAAAAGGCCTTCAATTCTCAGCAGTTAGTACATATTACTGTTATCAATCTGTTTCAACTACACCACCTGCGAGACTTCAGCAATGaaacagagcagcacagctacAGCCAGGatgagcagctctgctggacaCAGTTACTGGCTCTCTTCA TGTCCTTTCTTGGAGTTCTGTGCAAGTGTCCTTTACAAAATGACTACCAGGAGGACTCTGGGGCTGCATATCCTCTTCCAGCTGTGAAGGTTTCAATGGACTGGCTGAAACTTAGGCCCAGTGTTTTCCAGGAGGCAGTGGTTGATGAAAGACGGTA CATATGGCCCTGGCTGATTTCTCTTCTAAACAGCTTCCAGCCTCATGAGGAAGATCTATCCAATAATAATG CAACCCCCCTTCCAGAAGAATTTGAGTTGCAAGGATTCTTGGCTCTGAGGCCTTCATTCAG GAACTTGGATTTTTCCAAAGGCCACCAGGCAATTACAGGAGATAAGGAAGGGCAACAACGTCGGATACGGCAACAGCGCCTGATCTTCACAGGCAAATGGATCGCTGATAACCAGCCGAG gttGATTCAGTGTGAAAATGAGGTAGGAAAGCTGTTGTTTTTGACAGAAATCCCAGAACTATTACTAGAGGACCCTAGTGAAGCCAAAGAGAGTCTCGCCTTGCAGGAAACATCTGTTGCAGACCCACTATCTACAGATGGGAGCCCTGGACTCAAATCAGTTCTGTCCTCTGGCAGAAGCCTGAACAACAACTGTGATGCAGGAGAAAAACCAATGGTCACATTCAAAGAGAACATCAAACCACGGGAAATTAACAGAGAGCAAGGGCGAATCTATCCCCCTAAAGATGTAGGTAGGGAAAGACGGGACTATAGCAAAGGAATAGTAGCCAATAAGAATGATGGAAAGAAGGAcaacaataaaagaaagaatgagaCCAAGAAGTGCGGCTTGGATAAAATGcaggaagcaggaaaacagaacgTGGCAGTTCAG GTGAAATCCCAGACAGAGATGAGGAAGACTCCGGTGTCTGAAGCCAGGAAAACACCTGTAACTCAGACTCCAAGTCAGGCCAGCAGTTCTCAGTTCATCCCCATTCATCACCCAGgagccttccctccccttcctaGCCGGCCAG GGTTTCCACCTCCAACCTACGTTGTCCCCCCTCCTGTGGCTTTCTCCATGAGCACGGGGTACACCTTCCCAGGTGGCGTTTCTGTCCCAGGAACCTTCCTCCAGCCCACAGCTCACTCGCCTGCAGGAAACCAGGTGCAAGGTGGGAAACAGTCCCACATTCCTTACAGCCAGCAACGGCCCTCTGGACCAGGGCCAATGACCCAGGGACCTCAGCAAACaccacctccttcccagcaaCCCCTCTCATCTTTACCAGCTCAGGCAACAGCACAGTCTGCAAGCCAGTTACAGGTCCAAGCTCTGgcccagcaacagcagcaacagtcCCCTACGAAAGCTGTGCAGGGCCTGGGGAAGAGCCCGCCACACCACTCCGGATTCCAGCAG TATCCGCAGACAGACTCATCAAAGCAGCTCTGGAACCCACCTCAAGTCCAAGGCTCACTGGGGAAGATCATACCCGTAAAGCAGTCCTACTACCTGCAGGCCCAGGACCCTCTAAAATTATTTGAACAGTCATTACAGCCTCCCGTGATGCAACAGCAacctctggagaaaaaaatgaagcctttCCCAATGGAGCCATATAACCAGAACCCCTCAGAAGTCAAGGTGCCAGAATATTACTGGGACTCTTCCTATGGCATGGCTGACAATAGGGTGATGGCACAGCAATCTAACATGGACCGCAGGGGAAAACGGCAAGGAGTCTTCCGCCCAGAGCAGGATGCTGTCTCCAGGATGACCTTTGAG GACCCCAAGAGCTCCCCTCTGCTTCCTCCGGACCTGTTAAAGAGTCTGGCTGCCttggaggatgaggaagagctGATTTTCTCTAATCCTCCTGATCTttacccagctctgctggggccTCTCGCCTCTCTTCCTGGACGAAGCCTATTT AAGTCCCTGCTGGAAAAACCATCAGAATTGATGTCTCAGTCGTCGTCTTTCCTGTCCCTCAGTGGCTTCTCTCTTAATCAG gaaagaTATCCAAATAACAGCATGTTCAATGAGGTATATGGGAAAAACATGAATACCAGCACAAAAACAGAGGTCACCCCTTCAGTTGCTCATCAGGAGACTTCACTATATTCTCTCTTTGAGGGGACTCCATGGTCTCCATCCCTTCCAGCCAGCTCAG ATCATTCGACACCAGCCAGCCAGTCTCCTCACTCCTCCAACCCTAGCAGCTTGCCAAGCTCCCCTCCAACCCATAACCACAATTCTGTTCCCTTCTCCAACTTTGGACCTATTGGGACTCCAGACAACAGAGACAGGAGAGTCGCAGACCGCTGGAAAACAGATAAGCCAG CGATAGGAGGGTTTGGTCTGGACTATCTCCCAGCAACATCGTCATCTTCAGAGAGCAGCTGGCACCAGTCCAGTGCTCCCAGTGGCACCTGGGCAGCCCAAGGCCCTCCTGCTATGGAGGACTCCTCAGCTGTGCTTATGGAGAGCCTGAAG TCCATCTGGTCCAGTTCCATGATGCATCCTGGACCCTCAGCCCTGGAGCAGCTGTTaatgcagcagaagcagaagcagcaacgCGGACAAGGCACCATGAACCCGCCGCATTGA
- the SMG7 gene encoding nonsense-mediated mRNA decay factor SMG7 isoform X4 — protein MGLKSEIPLRQAEVLKADMTDSKLGPAEVWTSRQALQDLYQKMLVTDLEYALDKKVEQDLWNHAFKNQITTLQGQAKNRANPNRSEVQANLSLFLEAASGFYTQLLQELCTVFNVDLPCRVKSSQLGIISNKQTHTSAIVKPQSSSCSYICQHCLVHLGDIARYRNQTSQAESYYRHAAQLVPSNGQPYNQLAILASSKGDHLTTIFYYCRSIAVKFPFPAASTNLQKALSKALESRDEVKTRWSVSDFIKAFIKFHGHVYLSKSLEKLSPLREKLEEQFKRLLFQKAFNSQQLVHITVINLFQLHHLRDFSNETEQHSYSQDEQLCWTQLLALFMSFLGVLCKCPLQNDYQEDSGAAYPLPAVKVSMDWLKLRPSVFQEAVVDERRYIWPWLISLLNSFQPHEEDLSNNNATPLPEEFELQGFLALRPSFRNLDFSKGHQAITGDKEGQQRRIRQQRLIFTGKWIADNQPRLIQCENEVGKLLFLTEIPELLLEDPSEAKESLALQETSVADPLSTDGSPGLKSVLSSGRSLNNNCDAGEKPMVTFKENIKPREINREQGRIYPPKDVGRERRDYSKGIVANKNDGKKDNNKRKNETKKCGLDKMQEAGKQNVAVQVKSQTEMRKTPVSEARKTPVTQTPSQASSSQFIPIHHPGAFPPLPSRPGFPPPTYVVPPPVAFSMSTGYTFPGGVSVPGTFLQPTAHSPAGNQVQGGKQSHIPYSQQRPSGPGPMTQGPQQTPPPSQQPLSSLPAQATAQSASQLQVQALAQQQQQQSPTKAVQGLGKSPPHHSGFQQYPQTDSSKQLWNPPQVQGSLGKIIPVKQSYYLQAQDPLKLFEQSLQPPVMQQQPLEKKMKPFPMEPYNQNPSEVKVPEYYWDSSYGMADNRVMAQQSNMDRRGKRQGVFRPEQDAVSRMTFEDPKSSPLLPPDLLKSLAALEDEEELIFSNPPDLYPALLGPLASLPGRSLFKSLLEKPSELMSQSSSFLSLSGFSLNQERYPNNSMFNEVYGKNMNTSTKTEVTPSVAHQETSLYSLFEGTPWSPSLPASSDHSTPASQSPHSSNPSSLPSSPPTHNHNSVPFSNFGPIGTPDNRDRRVADRWKTDKPAIGGFGLDYLPATSSSSESSWHQSSAPSGTWAAQGPPAMEDSSAVLMESLKSIWSSSMMHPGPSALEQLLMQQKQKQQRGQGTMNPPH, from the exons TTATTACAGGAATTGTGCACAGTTTTTAATGTAGACTTGCCATGTCGTGTAAAGTCTTCCCAGCTGGGAATCATTAGCAATAAACAGACGCACACCAGCGCCATAGTGAAGCCGCAATCTAGCTCCTGCTCTTACATCTGCCAGCACTGCCTTGTCCACCTTGGAGATATTG CTCGCTATAGGAATCAGACCAGCCAGGCAGAGTCTTACTACAGACATGCAGCTCAGCTTGTCCCTTCTAATG GTCAGCCTTATAATCAATTGGCTATTCtagcttcctccaaaggagaCCACTTGACCACAATTTTCTACTACTGCAGAAGCATTGCTGTGAAGTTTCCTTTCCCAGCTGCCTCCACTAACCTACAGAAAGCACTTTCTAAAGCACTGGAAAG TCGTGATGAGGTGAAGACTCGATGGAGTGTGTCTGACTTCATCAAGGCATTTATTAAATTCCATGGCCATGTGTACCTGAGTAAGAGCTTGGAGAAGCTGAGCCCACTTCGAGAAAAGCTGGAAGAACAGTTCAAG AGGTTGTTATTCCAAAAGGCCTTCAATTCTCAGCAGTTAGTACATATTACTGTTATCAATCTGTTTCAACTACACCACCTGCGAGACTTCAGCAATGaaacagagcagcacagctacAGCCAGGatgagcagctctgctggacaCAGTTACTGGCTCTCTTCA TGTCCTTTCTTGGAGTTCTGTGCAAGTGTCCTTTACAAAATGACTACCAGGAGGACTCTGGGGCTGCATATCCTCTTCCAGCTGTGAAGGTTTCAATGGACTGGCTGAAACTTAGGCCCAGTGTTTTCCAGGAGGCAGTGGTTGATGAAAGACGGTA CATATGGCCCTGGCTGATTTCTCTTCTAAACAGCTTCCAGCCTCATGAGGAAGATCTATCCAATAATAATG CAACCCCCCTTCCAGAAGAATTTGAGTTGCAAGGATTCTTGGCTCTGAGGCCTTCATTCAG GAACTTGGATTTTTCCAAAGGCCACCAGGCAATTACAGGAGATAAGGAAGGGCAACAACGTCGGATACGGCAACAGCGCCTGATCTTCACAGGCAAATGGATCGCTGATAACCAGCCGAG gttGATTCAGTGTGAAAATGAGGTAGGAAAGCTGTTGTTTTTGACAGAAATCCCAGAACTATTACTAGAGGACCCTAGTGAAGCCAAAGAGAGTCTCGCCTTGCAGGAAACATCTGTTGCAGACCCACTATCTACAGATGGGAGCCCTGGACTCAAATCAGTTCTGTCCTCTGGCAGAAGCCTGAACAACAACTGTGATGCAGGAGAAAAACCAATGGTCACATTCAAAGAGAACATCAAACCACGGGAAATTAACAGAGAGCAAGGGCGAATCTATCCCCCTAAAGATGTAGGTAGGGAAAGACGGGACTATAGCAAAGGAATAGTAGCCAATAAGAATGATGGAAAGAAGGAcaacaataaaagaaagaatgagaCCAAGAAGTGCGGCTTGGATAAAATGcaggaagcaggaaaacagaacgTGGCAGTTCAG GTGAAATCCCAGACAGAGATGAGGAAGACTCCGGTGTCTGAAGCCAGGAAAACACCTGTAACTCAGACTCCAAGTCAGGCCAGCAGTTCTCAGTTCATCCCCATTCATCACCCAGgagccttccctccccttcctaGCCGGCCAG GGTTTCCACCTCCAACCTACGTTGTCCCCCCTCCTGTGGCTTTCTCCATGAGCACGGGGTACACCTTCCCAGGTGGCGTTTCTGTCCCAGGAACCTTCCTCCAGCCCACAGCTCACTCGCCTGCAGGAAACCAGGTGCAAGGTGGGAAACAGTCCCACATTCCTTACAGCCAGCAACGGCCCTCTGGACCAGGGCCAATGACCCAGGGACCTCAGCAAACaccacctccttcccagcaaCCCCTCTCATCTTTACCAGCTCAGGCAACAGCACAGTCTGCAAGCCAGTTACAGGTCCAAGCTCTGgcccagcaacagcagcaacagtcCCCTACGAAAGCTGTGCAGGGCCTGGGGAAGAGCCCGCCACACCACTCCGGATTCCAGCAG TATCCGCAGACAGACTCATCAAAGCAGCTCTGGAACCCACCTCAAGTCCAAGGCTCACTGGGGAAGATCATACCCGTAAAGCAGTCCTACTACCTGCAGGCCCAGGACCCTCTAAAATTATTTGAACAGTCATTACAGCCTCCCGTGATGCAACAGCAacctctggagaaaaaaatgaagcctttCCCAATGGAGCCATATAACCAGAACCCCTCAGAAGTCAAGGTGCCAGAATATTACTGGGACTCTTCCTATGGCATGGCTGACAATAGGGTGATGGCACAGCAATCTAACATGGACCGCAGGGGAAAACGGCAAGGAGTCTTCCGCCCAGAGCAGGATGCTGTCTCCAGGATGACCTTTGAG GACCCCAAGAGCTCCCCTCTGCTTCCTCCGGACCTGTTAAAGAGTCTGGCTGCCttggaggatgaggaagagctGATTTTCTCTAATCCTCCTGATCTttacccagctctgctggggccTCTCGCCTCTCTTCCTGGACGAAGCCTATTT AAGTCCCTGCTGGAAAAACCATCAGAATTGATGTCTCAGTCGTCGTCTTTCCTGTCCCTCAGTGGCTTCTCTCTTAATCAG gaaagaTATCCAAATAACAGCATGTTCAATGAGGTATATGGGAAAAACATGAATACCAGCACAAAAACAGAGGTCACCCCTTCAGTTGCTCATCAGGAGACTTCACTATATTCTCTCTTTGAGGGGACTCCATGGTCTCCATCCCTTCCAGCCAGCTCAG ATCATTCGACACCAGCCAGCCAGTCTCCTCACTCCTCCAACCCTAGCAGCTTGCCAAGCTCCCCTCCAACCCATAACCACAATTCTGTTCCCTTCTCCAACTTTGGACCTATTGGGACTCCAGACAACAGAGACAGGAGAGTCGCAGACCGCTGGAAAACAGATAAGCCAG CGATAGGAGGGTTTGGTCTGGACTATCTCCCAGCAACATCGTCATCTTCAGAGAGCAGCTGGCACCAGTCCAGTGCTCCCAGTGGCACCTGGGCAGCCCAAGGCCCTCCTGCTATGGAGGACTCCTCAGCTGTGCTTATGGAGAGCCTGAAG TCCATCTGGTCCAGTTCCATGATGCATCCTGGACCCTCAGCCCTGGAGCAGCTGTTaatgcagcagaagcagaagcagcaacgCGGACAAGGCACCATGAACCCGCCGCATTGA
- the SMG7 gene encoding nonsense-mediated mRNA decay factor SMG7 isoform X3 — protein MSLLCAQYLRQAEVLKADMTDSKLGPAEVWTSRQALQDLYQKMLVTDLEYALDKKVEQDLWNHAFKNQITTLQGQAKNRANPNRSEVQANLSLFLEAASGFYTQLLQELCTVFNVDLPCRVKSSQLGIISNKQTHTSAIVKPQSSSCSYICQHCLVHLGDIARYRNQTSQAESYYRHAAQLVPSNGQPYNQLAILASSKGDHLTTIFYYCRSIAVKFPFPAASTNLQKALSKALESRDEVKTRWSVSDFIKAFIKFHGHVYLSKSLEKLSPLREKLEEQFKRLLFQKAFNSQQLVHITVINLFQLHHLRDFSNETEQHSYSQDEQLCWTQLLALFMSFLGVLCKCPLQNDYQEDSGAAYPLPAVKVSMDWLKLRPSVFQEAVVDERRYIWPWLISLLNSFQPHEEDLSNNNATPLPEEFELQGFLALRPSFRNLDFSKGHQAITGDKEGQQRRIRQQRLIFTGKWIADNQPRLIQCENEVGKLLFLTEIPELLLEDPSEAKESLALQETSVADPLSTDGSPGLKSVLSSGRSLNNNCDAGEKPMVTFKENIKPREINREQGRIYPPKDVGRERRDYSKGIVANKNDGKKDNNKRKNETKKCGLDKMQEAGKQNVAVQVKSQTEMRKTPVSEARKTPVTQTPSQASSSQFIPIHHPGAFPPLPSRPGFPPPTYVVPPPVAFSMSTGYTFPGGVSVPGTFLQPTAHSPAGNQVQGGKQSHIPYSQQRPSGPGPMTQGPQQTPPPSQQPLSSLPAQATAQSASQLQVQALAQQQQQQSPTKAVQGLGKSPPHHSGFQQYPQTDSSKQLWNPPQVQGSLGKIIPVKQSYYLQAQDPLKLFEQSLQPPVMQQQPLEKKMKPFPMEPYNQNPSEVKVPEYYWDSSYGMADNRVMAQQSNMDRRGKRQGVFRPEQDAVSRMTFEDPKSSPLLPPDLLKSLAALEDEEELIFSNPPDLYPALLGPLASLPGRSLFKSLLEKPSELMSQSSSFLSLSGFSLNQERYPNNSMFNEVYGKNMNTSTKTEVTPSVAHQETSLYSLFEGTPWSPSLPASSDHSTPASQSPHSSNPSSLPSSPPTHNHNSVPFSNFGPIGTPDNRDRRVADRWKTDKPAIGGFGLDYLPATSSSSESSWHQSSAPSGTWAAQGPPAMEDSSAVLMESLKSIWSSSMMHPGPSALEQLLMQQKQKQQRGQGTMNPPH, from the exons TTATTACAGGAATTGTGCACAGTTTTTAATGTAGACTTGCCATGTCGTGTAAAGTCTTCCCAGCTGGGAATCATTAGCAATAAACAGACGCACACCAGCGCCATAGTGAAGCCGCAATCTAGCTCCTGCTCTTACATCTGCCAGCACTGCCTTGTCCACCTTGGAGATATTG CTCGCTATAGGAATCAGACCAGCCAGGCAGAGTCTTACTACAGACATGCAGCTCAGCTTGTCCCTTCTAATG GTCAGCCTTATAATCAATTGGCTATTCtagcttcctccaaaggagaCCACTTGACCACAATTTTCTACTACTGCAGAAGCATTGCTGTGAAGTTTCCTTTCCCAGCTGCCTCCACTAACCTACAGAAAGCACTTTCTAAAGCACTGGAAAG TCGTGATGAGGTGAAGACTCGATGGAGTGTGTCTGACTTCATCAAGGCATTTATTAAATTCCATGGCCATGTGTACCTGAGTAAGAGCTTGGAGAAGCTGAGCCCACTTCGAGAAAAGCTGGAAGAACAGTTCAAG AGGTTGTTATTCCAAAAGGCCTTCAATTCTCAGCAGTTAGTACATATTACTGTTATCAATCTGTTTCAACTACACCACCTGCGAGACTTCAGCAATGaaacagagcagcacagctacAGCCAGGatgagcagctctgctggacaCAGTTACTGGCTCTCTTCA TGTCCTTTCTTGGAGTTCTGTGCAAGTGTCCTTTACAAAATGACTACCAGGAGGACTCTGGGGCTGCATATCCTCTTCCAGCTGTGAAGGTTTCAATGGACTGGCTGAAACTTAGGCCCAGTGTTTTCCAGGAGGCAGTGGTTGATGAAAGACGGTA CATATGGCCCTGGCTGATTTCTCTTCTAAACAGCTTCCAGCCTCATGAGGAAGATCTATCCAATAATAATG CAACCCCCCTTCCAGAAGAATTTGAGTTGCAAGGATTCTTGGCTCTGAGGCCTTCATTCAG GAACTTGGATTTTTCCAAAGGCCACCAGGCAATTACAGGAGATAAGGAAGGGCAACAACGTCGGATACGGCAACAGCGCCTGATCTTCACAGGCAAATGGATCGCTGATAACCAGCCGAG gttGATTCAGTGTGAAAATGAGGTAGGAAAGCTGTTGTTTTTGACAGAAATCCCAGAACTATTACTAGAGGACCCTAGTGAAGCCAAAGAGAGTCTCGCCTTGCAGGAAACATCTGTTGCAGACCCACTATCTACAGATGGGAGCCCTGGACTCAAATCAGTTCTGTCCTCTGGCAGAAGCCTGAACAACAACTGTGATGCAGGAGAAAAACCAATGGTCACATTCAAAGAGAACATCAAACCACGGGAAATTAACAGAGAGCAAGGGCGAATCTATCCCCCTAAAGATGTAGGTAGGGAAAGACGGGACTATAGCAAAGGAATAGTAGCCAATAAGAATGATGGAAAGAAGGAcaacaataaaagaaagaatgagaCCAAGAAGTGCGGCTTGGATAAAATGcaggaagcaggaaaacagaacgTGGCAGTTCAG GTGAAATCCCAGACAGAGATGAGGAAGACTCCGGTGTCTGAAGCCAGGAAAACACCTGTAACTCAGACTCCAAGTCAGGCCAGCAGTTCTCAGTTCATCCCCATTCATCACCCAGgagccttccctccccttcctaGCCGGCCAG GGTTTCCACCTCCAACCTACGTTGTCCCCCCTCCTGTGGCTTTCTCCATGAGCACGGGGTACACCTTCCCAGGTGGCGTTTCTGTCCCAGGAACCTTCCTCCAGCCCACAGCTCACTCGCCTGCAGGAAACCAGGTGCAAGGTGGGAAACAGTCCCACATTCCTTACAGCCAGCAACGGCCCTCTGGACCAGGGCCAATGACCCAGGGACCTCAGCAAACaccacctccttcccagcaaCCCCTCTCATCTTTACCAGCTCAGGCAACAGCACAGTCTGCAAGCCAGTTACAGGTCCAAGCTCTGgcccagcaacagcagcaacagtcCCCTACGAAAGCTGTGCAGGGCCTGGGGAAGAGCCCGCCACACCACTCCGGATTCCAGCAG TATCCGCAGACAGACTCATCAAAGCAGCTCTGGAACCCACCTCAAGTCCAAGGCTCACTGGGGAAGATCATACCCGTAAAGCAGTCCTACTACCTGCAGGCCCAGGACCCTCTAAAATTATTTGAACAGTCATTACAGCCTCCCGTGATGCAACAGCAacctctggagaaaaaaatgaagcctttCCCAATGGAGCCATATAACCAGAACCCCTCAGAAGTCAAGGTGCCAGAATATTACTGGGACTCTTCCTATGGCATGGCTGACAATAGGGTGATGGCACAGCAATCTAACATGGACCGCAGGGGAAAACGGCAAGGAGTCTTCCGCCCAGAGCAGGATGCTGTCTCCAGGATGACCTTTGAG GACCCCAAGAGCTCCCCTCTGCTTCCTCCGGACCTGTTAAAGAGTCTGGCTGCCttggaggatgaggaagagctGATTTTCTCTAATCCTCCTGATCTttacccagctctgctggggccTCTCGCCTCTCTTCCTGGACGAAGCCTATTT AAGTCCCTGCTGGAAAAACCATCAGAATTGATGTCTCAGTCGTCGTCTTTCCTGTCCCTCAGTGGCTTCTCTCTTAATCAG gaaagaTATCCAAATAACAGCATGTTCAATGAGGTATATGGGAAAAACATGAATACCAGCACAAAAACAGAGGTCACCCCTTCAGTTGCTCATCAGGAGACTTCACTATATTCTCTCTTTGAGGGGACTCCATGGTCTCCATCCCTTCCAGCCAGCTCAG ATCATTCGACACCAGCCAGCCAGTCTCCTCACTCCTCCAACCCTAGCAGCTTGCCAAGCTCCCCTCCAACCCATAACCACAATTCTGTTCCCTTCTCCAACTTTGGACCTATTGGGACTCCAGACAACAGAGACAGGAGAGTCGCAGACCGCTGGAAAACAGATAAGCCAG CGATAGGAGGGTTTGGTCTGGACTATCTCCCAGCAACATCGTCATCTTCAGAGAGCAGCTGGCACCAGTCCAGTGCTCCCAGTGGCACCTGGGCAGCCCAAGGCCCTCCTGCTATGGAGGACTCCTCAGCTGTGCTTATGGAGAGCCTGAAG TCCATCTGGTCCAGTTCCATGATGCATCCTGGACCCTCAGCCCTGGAGCAGCTGTTaatgcagcagaagcagaagcagcaacgCGGACAAGGCACCATGAACCCGCCGCATTGA